In the genome of Pedosphaera parvula Ellin514, one region contains:
- a CDS encoding immunoglobulin domain-containing protein translates to MKKAALFLFWLAVISLTSSAQTLTNTANFLGTCRSVSLSFGTAGNDSYFFTTYDGTTGYPQYQLIGGAPFYSGELRPRAGQPGIYETDYVMYNNGSFISYGNFVISLTTYDGDTNGLPDITQLNQAVNYTFTGIQTMDYPSSSSTYISGGLVRAAGTNVGTFVINSPMENSSITGTWGLNTLTGTASYTRKAGSNYMTFTAHNTAGTNFTGGTPFSVDSVNQLTLPQFNMVNSQGLTYVVLGNTVFTRTSQKRYDASANYFDFLQTTSWPDFTQWHFEITDAHDQDNNGIPDLSDAAPTVPSITTQPQSVIIKTNTSTILSVVATGTAPLSYQWRRSGTNFPGATTPSLAFNNAKTTSSGTYSVVVSNRFGTVTSSNAVLSVITPPIITTQPASLTVGISSNALFNVTASGGAPYSYQWRFSNTNLASATDSSLLITNAQTNNTGGYSVIINNPVGSVTSIVATLTVVLQPAITTQPTDLNVDAGSTASFVVAATGTPTLHYQWQYFGANIAGATGSIYSIPNAQPARTGPYQVIVSNAGGSAISSVANLTVSGPPAIIIQPLSQTNLVGGTNTFSVFAGGSQPLHYQWNLNGFPLPDATDSNLLLSNIQSNNAGTYTVTVTNSSGSILSSGASLVILYPPVITSQPQTIAIPVTLPATFTVSATGTAPLSYQWLFYGTNLPGATGTSYAIPSVQAPKAGPYSVFITNIVGSIFSQTATLIIAAPTNTIDCVPAPTNMISWWTADGNALDLQGTNHGNLTNTTFAAGKVGQAFSFNGTNAFIQIPHSPSLNFTNKISILAWVNPTGTNVTTRLLDKHTFGGSDGWHLQIATNRLQMKIGGTTLNGRATVPLNTFTLVAGTFDGSALKLYNNGVLDTNLVSAQSIPTNALALRIGADPTGGSNYKGLMDEVMLFNRALTAAEIQSIYNAGTNGLCKGASIESLAVIPGSQVLVNMKGRTGAAFQLESSFDFSTWVPIITLTNRTGTLQYNDTEALDVPMNFYRVTVP, encoded by the coding sequence ACAGTATCAACTTATTGGCGGCGCCCCGTTTTACAGCGGCGAACTCCGCCCTCGCGCTGGCCAGCCCGGCATCTATGAAACCGATTATGTGATGTACAACAACGGCAGTTTCATTTCCTATGGAAACTTTGTCATCTCGCTTACCACCTATGATGGCGACACCAACGGTCTCCCCGACATTACTCAACTCAATCAGGCGGTAAATTACACCTTCACCGGAATCCAAACGATGGATTATCCCTCCTCCAGTTCAACCTACATTTCCGGCGGCCTCGTCCGCGCCGCCGGTACCAACGTCGGCACTTTCGTGATCAACTCACCAATGGAAAACTCCAGCATCACTGGCACTTGGGGCCTCAACACCCTCACTGGCACTGCCAGTTATACCCGCAAAGCTGGCAGCAACTACATGACCTTCACCGCCCATAATACTGCTGGCACCAATTTCACCGGCGGCACACCTTTCTCCGTGGACAGCGTTAATCAACTCACCCTGCCGCAATTCAATATGGTGAACAGCCAGGGCCTGACCTACGTTGTTCTCGGCAACACTGTTTTCACCCGCACCAGTCAAAAGAGATACGATGCCTCTGCCAATTATTTCGACTTTCTCCAGACGACCTCCTGGCCTGACTTCACCCAATGGCATTTCGAAATCACCGATGCTCATGACCAGGATAATAATGGCATTCCCGATCTCTCGGACGCCGCTCCGACAGTTCCCTCGATCACTACTCAACCACAGTCCGTCATCATCAAAACCAATACCAGCACCATCCTGAGCGTCGTCGCCACCGGGACTGCTCCGCTGAGCTATCAATGGAGACGTTCCGGCACCAATTTTCCCGGAGCTACCACACCCTCCCTGGCTTTCAACAATGCAAAAACCACCAGCTCCGGAACCTACTCCGTCGTGGTCTCCAATCGCTTCGGCACCGTCACCAGTTCAAATGCCGTTCTTTCGGTAATCACCCCACCCATCATCACCACCCAGCCAGCCAGCCTTACCGTTGGCATCAGCAGCAACGCCTTGTTCAACGTCACTGCCTCCGGCGGCGCTCCTTACTCTTATCAATGGCGTTTCTCCAACACCAACCTCGCCAGCGCCACGGATTCGTCCCTGCTGATCACCAATGCGCAAACCAACAACACCGGCGGTTACAGTGTCATCATCAATAATCCCGTTGGCTCGGTCACCAGCATTGTCGCCACGCTCACTGTTGTCCTCCAACCTGCCATTACGACCCAACCCACCGATCTGAATGTCGACGCCGGCAGCACCGCTTCTTTTGTTGTCGCCGCCACGGGCACTCCCACCCTGCATTATCAATGGCAATACTTCGGGGCGAACATCGCGGGCGCTACCGGCAGCATTTATTCCATTCCCAATGCTCAACCCGCCAGGACCGGCCCTTACCAGGTTATTGTCTCGAATGCCGGCGGCTCAGCGATCAGTTCTGTCGCCAACCTCACCGTAAGCGGACCGCCCGCCATCATCATCCAACCGCTAAGTCAGACGAATCTCGTTGGCGGCACCAATACTTTCAGCGTGTTTGCCGGCGGCTCCCAACCGCTCCACTATCAATGGAATCTAAATGGATTCCCGCTTCCGGACGCTACTGACTCCAATCTCCTGCTCTCCAATATCCAGAGCAATAATGCCGGCACCTACACGGTCACCGTCACCAACTCCTCCGGTTCCATCCTCAGCTCGGGTGCCTCTCTCGTGATCTTATATCCACCAGTAATCACATCTCAGCCACAAACCATCGCCATCCCGGTAACGCTCCCGGCCACCTTCACCGTCTCAGCCACTGGAACTGCCCCGCTGAGTTACCAATGGCTTTTCTATGGCACCAATCTTCCCGGCGCCACCGGCACCTCCTATGCCATTCCTTCAGTGCAGGCGCCAAAAGCCGGTCCTTATTCCGTGTTCATCACCAACATCGTAGGCTCGATTTTCAGCCAGACGGCCACCTTAATTATTGCCGCCCCTACCAACACGATTGATTGCGTCCCCGCTCCCACCAACATGATCAGTTGGTGGACCGCCGATGGCAACGCCCTCGATCTGCAAGGCACGAATCATGGCAATCTGACCAACACCACTTTCGCCGCCGGCAAAGTGGGCCAGGCCTTTAGTTTCAATGGCACCAATGCCTTCATCCAAATCCCCCACTCTCCCAGCCTGAATTTCACCAACAAAATCTCAATCCTCGCCTGGGTCAATCCCACTGGCACCAACGTCACGACCCGTTTGCTCGACAAGCATACCTTCGGCGGCTCGGACGGCTGGCACCTGCAAATTGCCACCAACCGACTCCAAATGAAAATTGGCGGCACAACTCTCAACGGCAGAGCCACGGTTCCGCTCAACACCTTCACTCTCGTGGCCGGAACCTTCGATGGCTCTGCTCTCAAGCTCTATAACAACGGCGTACTCGATACCAACCTCGTCTCTGCCCAGAGCATTCCCACCAATGCCCTGGCTCTCCGCATCGGGGCCGACCCCACCGGCGGCTCAAATTACAAGGGTCTCATGGATGAAGTCATGCTCTTCAACCGCGCCCTCACCGCTGCAGAAATTCAATCCATCTACAACGCCGGCACCAACGGCCTTTGCAAAGGTGCAAGCATCGAGTCTCTCGCGGTCATCCCGGGCAGCCAGGTACTCGTGAACATGAAAGGCCGAACCGGAGCCGCCTTCCAACTCGAAAGCTCTTTCGACTTCAGCACCTGGGTCCCAATCATCACCCTGACGAACAGGACTGGCACCCTCCAATATAACGACACCGAAGCTTTGGATGTTCCGATGAACTTCTATCGGGTAACCGTTCCTTGA